One part of the Streptomyces sp. AM 2-1-1 genome encodes these proteins:
- a CDS encoding heme-binding protein — translation MNVTPPVTPTPSSSAPTGRGFSLRARVLTGAVAVAALGAGTFGAVSASASAPTSSAAAVSADTADRNLRQSTHLTVAAATKAAQAVLDAARKENQRVSVAVVDRDGTTIVSLRGDGAGPQAAASAERKAYTAVSWNAPTSELVERLDGAPTLKDIPGTLFLAGGAPVRAEGAPVAAVGVAGAPSGDLDERFARAGVAALTR, via the coding sequence ATGAACGTCACTCCCCCCGTCACCCCCACCCCCTCGTCCTCCGCTCCCACCGGCCGCGGGTTCTCGCTGCGGGCCCGGGTCCTGACCGGCGCGGTGGCCGTCGCCGCACTGGGGGCGGGCACGTTCGGCGCGGTCTCCGCCAGCGCCTCGGCTCCCACGTCGTCGGCCGCCGCCGTCTCGGCCGACACCGCGGACCGGAATCTCCGGCAGAGCACCCACCTCACCGTCGCCGCCGCCACGAAGGCCGCGCAGGCCGTGCTCGACGCCGCGCGGAAGGAGAACCAGCGGGTCTCGGTCGCGGTCGTCGACCGCGACGGCACCACGATCGTCAGCCTGCGCGGCGACGGCGCCGGGCCGCAGGCGGCCGCCTCCGCCGAGAGGAAGGCGTACACGGCGGTCTCCTGGAACGCCCCGACCTCCGAGCTGGTCGAGCGCCTGGACGGGGCCCCCACGCTGAAGGACATCCCCGGCACGCTCTTCCTCGCGGGCGGCGCCCCGGTCCGGGCCGAGGGCGCCCCCGTCGCGGCGGTCGGTGTCGCCGGCGCCCCGAGCGGCGACCTGGACGAGAGG
- a CDS encoding response regulator transcription factor, with the protein MNRRTVRVLVCDDHAVVRAGLLALLGSEPDLDVVAEAGSGEEAVVLAARLAPDVVLMDLQLGPGIDGVEATRRITAHAAGDGAEERGPAPHVLVLTTYDTDADITRAIGAGATGYLLKAERPEELFAAIRAAAVGRTTLSPPVADRVMARLRTPAPVLTDRERDILGQLARGLGNRDIARALFISEATVKTHLGRIYDKLGVETRAGAVAKANEERLLP; encoded by the coding sequence ATGAACCGCCGTACCGTACGCGTCCTGGTCTGCGACGATCACGCCGTCGTGCGCGCCGGGCTGCTCGCCCTCCTCGGCAGCGAACCGGACCTCGACGTCGTGGCCGAAGCCGGCAGCGGCGAGGAGGCGGTGGTACTGGCCGCCCGGCTCGCCCCGGACGTCGTCCTGATGGACCTCCAGCTCGGGCCCGGCATCGACGGCGTCGAAGCCACCCGCCGGATCACCGCCCACGCGGCCGGAGACGGCGCGGAAGAACGCGGGCCGGCGCCGCACGTCCTCGTCCTCACGACGTACGACACCGACGCCGACATCACACGGGCGATCGGGGCCGGAGCCACCGGCTACCTGCTGAAGGCGGAGCGCCCCGAGGAGTTGTTCGCCGCGATCCGGGCCGCCGCGGTGGGCCGCACCACGCTCTCGCCGCCCGTCGCGGACCGGGTGATGGCCCGCCTGCGTACGCCCGCGCCCGTCCTCACCGACCGCGAGCGGGACATCCTCGGGCAGCTCGCCCGGGGGCTCGGCAACCGGGACATCGCCCGCGCGCTCTTCATCAGCGAGGCGACGGTCAAGACCCACCTGGGACGCATCTACGACAAGCTCGGCGTCGAGACCCGTGCCGGAGCGGTCGCCAAAGCCAACGAGGAACGCCTGCTGCCCTGA
- a CDS encoding sensor histidine kinase, which translates to MAHTPDPDARWLALLLHAAFFLLLGASLTRFLMRHPGEARTPWIVGLSAALALVYALGPVLGSRPTPRRFAWLAGLVAVWMVLVVLAPSFAWCAVPLFSTGLRLLPPRAALVLVTLLTAFVVAAQLRLATGFDPNLVLAPPAVAAVATAVLVHVRRQADRQQELAVRQRQLIDDLVLTRRELAATERREGTLAERQRLAMEIHDTLAQGLSSQRMLLQAADRTWETEPGTARAHVRTAAGIAARNLAEARRFVHDLAPADLAAGEGLEAALGALAARTTATGGPAVRCHVEGSARSPLPDRVQSALLRIAQGALANVTEHAGAATAGLTLTHLDDRVVLDVADDGRGFATDGPAAGGAPDGTVSGRGHGLPAIRARVRQLGGRLTIESSPGEGTVLSAEIPLPGTRSALTREPVTPQESG; encoded by the coding sequence GTGGCGCACACCCCGGACCCCGATGCCCGGTGGCTGGCGCTGCTGCTGCACGCCGCCTTCTTCCTGCTGCTGGGCGCCTCGCTCACCCGGTTCCTGATGCGCCATCCCGGGGAGGCCCGGACGCCGTGGATCGTCGGGCTCTCCGCCGCCCTCGCCCTCGTGTACGCCCTCGGCCCGGTGCTCGGCTCGCGGCCCACCCCGCGCCGGTTCGCCTGGCTCGCGGGGCTCGTCGCCGTCTGGATGGTGCTGGTCGTCCTGGCGCCGAGCTTCGCGTGGTGCGCCGTACCGCTCTTCTCCACCGGGCTGCGACTGCTCCCGCCCCGCGCCGCACTCGTCCTGGTCACCCTGCTCACCGCGTTCGTGGTGGCCGCACAGCTGCGGCTGGCGACCGGCTTCGACCCCAACCTCGTGCTGGCGCCGCCCGCCGTCGCCGCCGTGGCGACCGCCGTGCTCGTCCACGTACGCCGCCAGGCCGACCGGCAGCAGGAACTCGCCGTACGCCAGCGCCAACTCATCGACGACCTGGTCCTGACCCGGCGCGAACTGGCCGCGACCGAACGCCGCGAGGGCACCCTCGCCGAGCGCCAGCGGCTCGCCATGGAGATCCACGACACCCTCGCGCAGGGTCTCTCCAGCCAGCGGATGCTGCTCCAGGCGGCCGACCGCACCTGGGAGACCGAGCCGGGCACCGCCCGCGCCCACGTCCGTACGGCGGCCGGCATCGCGGCCCGCAACCTCGCCGAGGCCCGGCGCTTCGTCCACGACCTGGCACCGGCCGACCTCGCGGCGGGCGAAGGGCTGGAGGCGGCCCTCGGCGCGCTCGCCGCCCGGACCACCGCGACGGGCGGGCCGGCCGTGCGCTGCCACGTGGAGGGATCCGCGCGGAGCCCCCTGCCGGACCGGGTGCAGTCGGCGCTGCTGCGCATCGCCCAGGGCGCGCTGGCCAACGTCACCGAGCACGCCGGTGCGGCCACCGCCGGGCTCACCCTCACCCACCTCGACGACCGGGTCGTCCTCGACGTCGCGGACGACGGTCGCGGCTTCGCCACGGACGGCCCGGCGGCGGGCGGAGCACCCGACGGCACCGTGTCCGGCCGCGGTCACGGGCTGCCCGCGATACGCGCCCGGGTACGGCAGCTCGGCGGACGGCTGACCATCGAGTCGTCCCCCGGCGAGGGCACCGTGCTGTCGGCGGAGATCCCGCTGCCGGGCACCCGGTCCGCCCTCACGCGGGAACCCGTCACCCCACAGGAGTCCGGATGA